In the genome of Cryptomeria japonica chromosome 8, Sugi_1.0, whole genome shotgun sequence, one region contains:
- the LOC131044830 gene encoding early light-induced protein 2, chloroplastic: MAAMASMMMKAPAALNCGAVKRNSVGHISRLRNSSLQVKCMAAKDPKETSSTEGVSPSSSTKVSTKFGDLFAFSGPAPEIINGRAAMLGFVSAIAVEVASGRDLLSQLNSGGLSWFALTAGLMTVGTLVPLFNGMSRESTSQPIFSSTAEMWNGRFAMLGLLALAFTEYVKGGPLV, from the exons ATGGCGGCCATggcttcaatgatgatgaaagcaCCCGCAGCCCTTAACTGCGGGGCAGTCAAAAGGAATAGTGTGGGTCATATCAGTAGATTGCGGAACAGTAGCCTCCAAGTCAAGTGCATGGCTGCAAAG GATCCAAAGGAAACGTCCTCTACTGAAGGCGTTTCTCCTTCAAGCTCTACAAAG GTGAGCACGAAATTTGGCGACCTGTTTGCGTTCTCAGGGCCAGCGCCGGAGATAATCAATGGAAGGGCGGCTATGTTGGGGTTCGTGTCGGCCATTGCAGTGGAGGTTGCCAGCGGAAGAGATTTGTTGTCGCAGTTGAATAGTGGAGGACTGTCGTGGTTTGCGTTAACTGCAGGATTAATGACGGTGGGGACACTAGTGCCCTTGTTCAATGGAATGTCGAGGGAGAGCACGTCGCAGCCAATATTTTCATCCACAGCAGAAATGTGGAATGGGCGCTTTGCTATGCTCGGCCTCCTCGCATTGGCTTTCACTGAATACGTCAAGGGTGGACCGCTTGTATAA